The Candidatus Berkiella aquae sequence TTCAAAATGCCTCAATTTATGACGCTATTTTACAACGCCATAAAGAAGAATTAGCGCAAGAAAAAGATAAAACACCTAAACCTTTCTAGAGCCCTCTACAAATATAAAAAGGTATACGTCGGTTGTAATACAACCGGCGGAATACACAAGAGTTTTCGCACAACATACTGAGATTGCCAAACAAATTTTAGCAAATAAAATTTTGAGCAAACGACTCGATGGCAATGACCTGAAAAGGCTTAGCAACTCACATCGTGAAATTGCTAAACATATTTTAGCAAAAGATAACATTGTAATATTCTTATTGATTGTTGTACTTATTTCAATATAATATGCAAGATGTATTAGGTATAAAGGATTTATTATGCGTAAAGAGATCATTCATAAGCCAGATTTTAAGTTAGTTGGCCTCTCAGTTGTTACTAATAATGCTAATGAGCAAGATCCTACGTTAGCTAAAATTGGACCCCTAGTTGCGAATTACTTTAGCCACCAAATAGCGCAGCATATTAAACATCGTATTCACCCCGGTATCACCTATTCTGTTTATACAGAATATGAAAGCGATCACCATGGGAACTATACTTATTTTATCGGTGAAGCCGTTTCTTCATTGGAAGATGTTCCTGACGATTTAAAAACAATTTCTATCCCCACTAGTCAATATCAGCGTTTTACGACTGAGCCTGGCCCTATGCCCCTAGTCGTCATTCAAGCTTGGCAATCTATTTGGCAAATGAATCAAGAAACACTAGGAGGTGAACGCCGTTATCTTGCGGATTTTGAAGTTTATGATGAACGTGCGCATGATCCTCATCAAGCCGTGGTCGATATTTATATTGGGATCCGCTAGCCTCTATCGAATTTCCCCTATTCCAACGGGCTCCAGTGGAACAATGATTGTTTCACTGCTCCCGCAGTTTTAATTTTATGTGATTATTCCCCCCCCATTTCAGCATTCACGGCTAACGCCGTTTCATGCTTGCATGGGGGGCTAGCAAATGTCGCAGCTACCGCTGCTTACCCATTCAGAAATCAAGCCAGGAATTTTATGTTTTCTTCTCGTGGCAGCGAGGAAATTCGCTAGCCCCCCATGAAGGCGTTAGCCGCAATCTGACCAAGAACCACAGAAAAAATCCCCCCATTCGTTTTTGCAAACGAATGGCCCCCTTTACAAAGTGGGCGATTGATTCGCTTCGCTCATCTAGAGAAAATATCAGCAAATAAACGAACATTTGTAGCATTGAAGAATGTGGCTTGCAGCTGCCACCACGCAGATATTTTCTCCTCGCGGCAGCGAGGAAATTCGCTAGCCCCCCATGAAGGCGTCAGCCGTAATGGGGGGAACAGGAAATCTCCCTCTTAAAAAACCGCGGTAGCGGTGACACAAATGAATATGGCTCATCATCATTTTTCTCGCGTGTTAACAACACCCATATTCGAACATTTAAAATTTATCACAAAAATCATTCGAACATATTGTCATTAACAAATACCCAGGTAAGGTGACATTCTTGACTGAGTCAGGAAAATACAGTAGGTTTGATTTTTTTTCGAATATGATGGCTTCAATAACATGCTAAGCGGCACCTATAAAAAATCCAAGAGTGACAGCAAAATCCAACCTGAACCACAAGAACAAAAAATAAATACTGCTTTTAAAGAATGTGGTTTTCATCCTTATACTGCTGTCATTGAGCCAGTAGAGCAGATTTCAGATTGGTTGTTGCAATTATTTAAAAGCAGTGACTCCCCAACAGGCATGACGATTAATCAAAATCTTCTTTGCGAAATTGCCTGCGGTATTATTGAAGAAGCCACCCCAAGCAGTGTACTGGAAATACTAGGAAAAATATATTATTTACTAGGTCCCAACGAACAGCTAGCCTGCCTTTATCTGGCAAAAGAATTCATTCATCAAGATACCCATTGCGAATGGATTGTAACCAATCAATTCAGTGATGCTTATTATCACTTACTTGATAAAATCGAAGTCACTTCAGAAATGAAGATGCATTTGAAAGCGACGCTGATTGAATATTATAAGTCAAAATTACCAAATAAACTCATAGCCTCTGAAGTGGATGAGGTAGCGCTGCTTCCAGATTTGAAACGCCAATCCTTGGAACAGAAAAAACCACTTAAATTCTTTGTTTCCGAGGTAAGCGGTTTATTTTGTCAAGCTATGCTTAGCCTATCACCCGAAGCAATGCTGACCAATAGCATTATGAAAAGCAATGATGATAAACCCGCGTGGAAAAATATCACTGTACTGAGTAGTCAATTATCTCATTTGGTTTGTTTGGATATTCTTTCTGTTAAAGATATGGAAGAAAGAGCACGCAGAATTGAGTTTTATATTGCCGCGGTTAATTTATTGCTAAATAATAAAGAAAAAACACCCCATTTGACGCCTGCCTATTCTATCTACCTGGGTATTTGCCAAAATCCTGTTACACGTTTAAAAGCAACATGGACACTCATCAATGAAAAATCGCGAGCAACATTTGCTACTTTTGAAGAATTATTTCAAATGTCTAATGGTTTTTCCAAGGTTCGTCAATACATTAAATTGAATCCATCAAGCATGCCTTTTATAAATTGTATTGCCGCTGATAAAGATAAAATCTCTTTTAACAGTCTTGGCGAGCGTATTTTCCTCTATGGCAAAATGAATCATGATTTTATTCAGTTACAAGAACGGATTGGCAGACAGAAGCTTGCTTCCTCTCAAGTCACCATTGGTGAGAAATTAAAGCAGGTAACCTATGATGAAGCCGCTGCTTACAGGCAATCTTATTGCTATGAGCCACCGATTATTATTGTGCTCAATGCTAATTTAACCAAGGACGACCTACTTAATAAACTCCAACGCTGTTTTGCCTCAAAGGCACCTTTAGTTGCCCAAAAAGGGCTTCAAATGTGTACTGGGCTGCTTGCCAAAACCGTCATTGCAGAATTTTCAAGCACTATGTTGATGACTAATCATTATGAACTTCTAGGTCAAGACAATACTGTCAGTGATTTATGCGGCAATATCCTTGACCAATTTGGCACCGAATCAATGGACGATATGCTTCAACAACTAGCTGCCCTCTCTTTAGAGGCAAGAACGGCTGGTCGTAAAATGGCAAAGCGTGGCAAAACCAAAAGTTTAGAATTAAAAACAAAAATACCTTCTGAAAAATCTGAGAAAAAATTAAAAAGAAGAAGCGAGACCTTAAAACTCAAACCAATAGCAGAGTTTGAAGCGAAGAAAGAAAGTCAAGAAATTGTTTTATCAACGTCGAATACTTTTTTACCATCACGCCCCACAAGCCCACGCGCTCCTCGTAAAATACAGACTCTAGAGACGCAAACAATGGGTAAAGAAAAAGATAAAGATAAAGAGAAAAAGCGAGTATCCAAATAAGTAAATTAACACCATTCATAGGTAGGTGATTATGCTGAGCGGAATTCAATCCATTCTAGAAGCAATGGGTCAATTATTTTTGGGTGAATCGGGTTATTTACTCGATCTTTCTCGAATTGGTTTTATCTGGTTTAGTGATAATCCTAATGAATTTATGCCTGCTGCGCACAAACTCAGGCTGATTCAAAATCGTCAGCGTAACCCTAAAATGTCATTTTATTTTGGTTATAGCTCTCGTTATCTTTCTGAACAAGCTAATCAAGAATTAGCTAAGTTTGCAGCCCAGTTGAATCTTTACTTAGTGGATTTTGATAATGATCTAAAACATGCGGCAAAATCTTCTATCGATGAAGCTATCTATGCAATCGCAGATGAAGAGCTTTCACATGCAATGAAGACAACTGGCGGAAATTTAGCCGCGGCATCCGATTGTGTTCGTTCCCTCGAAAGATTTTTAGATATCTGCAGCAATTATATTGATTGCGATGTCGATTTTGACTTTAGCCAAATGCCTAAGTTCCTTCGTGTTAAAGAACCCATTATTTTTCCGGGTAGAGGACTCGATTTTAATTTACCAGGGGGGCTAAAAGTCCCCTCTATGAGCAATTATTTTATTGGCGCAGCAGTTGTTTCAGAATATCAACTTTATCTGCATCCTGATGCCAAAGAAAAATTAAAAGATGTTAAAGAAGCAATACGCGAACATTATCTTCAACCTCACGTTAAAACGCTGTTATTGGAAAGTGCTGGAAGTCTAAGCCCTTTCGCAAGACAGGCAGGTCAGCTTATTAAAAAATTATTTGAGCAAAGTGGCAATGATATCTTTAAGTATCGAACCTTAGTGAATAATTTACCTAACGTATATAATGCAATCAAACCTCTTCTCTTAAAAGATAGTGTGGTTAAATACTCAGGACCTGATGCATGGTTTTTGCTATACAAAGACGACATTCTGTTTTGTCGAGAATCCCAATCTTTGCTGGAGTTACCAAATAACTTGCAAAGAATCGTCGCTGCTTTTGAAAATGCCAGTGAATTAAACAATGGTATGCAAGATTGCTTTCCGCAATATGATGAACCAGAACAACAAATTATGGGGCAACTTAAAGGAGATCTCTCGTGGTTGCCTTCAGGTAAATCTAAACTAGAGGCGCAATCTCAAAAGATAGAAGAAGCTGCAAAGACATTTCAAAAAGCGATTAGAAGTAGGATTTAATCGTCATTGCTGTAAGGGTTACGAAATTCGTTGGTATTTTTCTATAGATGAGCGTAGCGAATCAATCACCCACTTTGAATAAAAGGGGGCAGAAAGCGCAGCTTTCTGGGGATTTTTATCCTAAAAGCATCCTTACATTGATTCGCTACACTCATCCTTAAATCCATCCTTTCTTCTTGAAATATCGATAAGGAATAAAGGCAGAACCAATCATTAAAATAACGGCTAGCGGATAGCCATAAACCCAATCTAACTCAGGCATAAACTTGAAATTCATCCCATAAATACTAGCTAACAAGGTAGGCGGTAAAAATACCATTGCTAAAACGGTAAACATTTTAACAATTTGTGTTTGTTCGATGTTGATTAAACCAAGAGTGGATTGTAAATGAAATGATAGTTTTTGCGTTAAATAATCACCATGTTTTAGTAAGGATTTTAAGTCTTTCTTGATGATTTCCATATTGACAATATAATAATTTTCTTTATGCTCATTATCATGTTGTTCATAAAAACCCAGTAATAAATTGATACTGGATAAGCTTTGGTAACCCTTTGATAATAAGTTTTCTAAGCTATTAATTTCACGTAACAGTTTATTTAATGCCTCATTGTGATTTTTCTTCATTTTATTATTTACTGAGCGAATTAATGTCATCACCATTTGATCGCTGGTTTCACCTACTAATTCGAACACATCGGCGATTTTTCCAACAAAAATTTCCAGCAACATGGGTAAAATACTTAAATAATTCTTAGCTTCAATAGGACGTTGATCAATCTGATCCAGCAATAATTGAATTGGATTGGGATGAGAGTAACGTAGTGTTACAAGTCCTTTTGGGGTCACAATCAGCGTAATAGCGTGGGTTTCTGGTAAAGGAGCCGCTTTCGTCAGAACATTCACAAACATAAACAGTGAATCATTCTCCATGTAGAAACGATTAGAGTATTCTAATTGATGCAATTCATGATGCTGTGGCAAGATAATATTCATTTGCTTTTCGATTGCTGTCCTTTCCTCTAACGTTGGGGAATTGACATCAATCCAAGCTAATGTGGCATTGGCTGGATTCTTAACTAACACACCATTCTGATCAATGTATAAGTAAGTTATCATTCTTTGTGCCACCTTTGGGGTCCGTGTGAATACACTTTTTAGATAATCGCTATCTAAATATAGTTTGTCCTTTAGCTATTGTGCACTTTGCTACCATGTGCTAGCTTTGAGGGAATATGAAAAATGTAACACAACTTAAACAAAATTTCGTTGCCTCTGTGATTATCATTGCGATTATTACGGCACGGGGGCTATTTACTTAACTTTTTAGTAATAGAAAAACCCCCGCGAGAAATCCCGGGGGTTTTTTTTTGTGTGATGAAAATAGGAGGTTCAATGCCGCGCTTACTACCCTGGCTTATGTGGGTGTTTCCACTTGCTTTCTTTGCCTTTCAGTTTATTTTGCGCCTGTTTCCAGGGTTAGTCATTTCTGAGTTTTTCGACAAATATCATATTACAGCAACTAACTATGGGTTGTTTGCCTCCCTTTACTACCTCGGCTATGCCAGCATGCAAATCCCAATTGCACTGCTGCTCGACAAACTTGGACCTCGTATCGTTATTACCGTCAGCGCCATCCTGTGTGCTCTGGCAAATTGGATGTTAGTCGCAAGCTCCTCTTGGGATGTTGCGTTGCTCAGCCGCTTGCTCATCGGTGTTGGATCCGTTGTCGGCTTTCTTGGGACATCCAAAATTATTTCTCAGTGGTTCCCTCAAAATCGCTATGCACAATTAGTTGGGCTAACCTTTAGCTTTGGTTTAATGGGCGCCGTTTATGGGGGACGCCCTATCAGCTTTATGATCGAGCAAATGGGATGGCAAGAAGTTGCTAAATTACTCAGCATCACGGCTTTAGCGTTAGGTGTCCTGACCTTTATCTTTGTGCGAGGCAAAAGCACTCCCCAAGAAGATAATTACCCTGTCGTCAGTTCCTTAAAGCAGCTACTGACCTATAAGCCTCTCATTGTTTTAGCATTTGCAAACTTATTGATGGTCGGAGCCCTTGAAGGATTCGCCGATGTTTGGGGTGTTTCCTATTTGATGAATGCAAGACAAATCGTCAAAAGCGAAGCAGCGGGTATCACTTCTTATATTTTTATCGGTATGCTCTTTGGTGGACCGATTTTAGGATTTTTTGCAGAAAAATTTAAAGCACATCATAGCGTCATTCTATTGGCCGCATTAGGCATGGCAGGCTTAATGATGGTCGTGTTATTGGGTAATGCGCACTTATCAAGCCATGCCATAAAAGCGGTGATGTTTTTAACCGGCATTTTATGCTGCTACCAAGTTGTGGTATTTGCAACCGGCGCACAGTTGGTGCCCAGTCACTTAATGGGGATCACTATTGCCTTACTCAATTGTATCAATATGTTTGGCGGCTCCTTTTTCCATGGCACAATTGGTATGCTCATGGACTATTTCGATCCCAACACACTGGTTGATGGCGTTAGAGTGTATTCGTTAGAAGCTTACACCTTAGCACTTTATGTGATCCCGCTTTGTTCTTTATTAGGCGCAGGCTTGGTTTGGTATAGCAAAAAAATGCAAAATAATATGGCATTGAAACCAGCGCAACATCACTAAGCCATAAGCTATTTTTTAACAGCACATTTTTGCCGGCTCATGAGATGGTACACAACTCAGCGAAAGACCTCTTTGTAATGCAAATTTGGTCAAAAATGCTCGCTGAGTTGGCAAGTTCATATTTTCGAAGGCACCCAGCATGCTAGGTTTAATACCTACTCCAAATTGTTGTGCAATCTTGGGTGTGAATTGATTGATAAGCTCAACCAATGCGTTTTTCGTATTTAGATACGCTAAAAATTGCTGTGCAATGTTAGATACAAAATAAATGGCAATCTCAGTTCTTATTGCAACCATTTCGGCTTGTTTGGTGTTACGTTTCGCATACCTAGTTAAAAGTGTCTTTTCAAGTGAACGGGCTAATTCTTGTTGACGTTGTAAAACCACCGTTCCCAGTGCTTTTTCTCTTCTTCTCGCTGCATTTGATTGACGTGCCACTTGAAATTTTATATCGCCCAACTCCATTGGCATATAATTTTTAAGATCATTATAATTAGAAATTCCAGCCTTTTCACATAACCATTGATTTACTTCTTCTTCATTTCTACAGTATTTTTTAATAGGCAACAAAGATATCTTAGGCATTTTCTCATAAAAGTCAGGGTATTTTTCTGACAAGAAACGCCTAAATTGTTTTCCTTCATTACTCTCCCACAATCCACCACCTAAATAAGATGAGAGTAATAAACAAGGGATATTAGAAAACCTTTGACGTAGTTCTTGACCTGCTCGATATGCCCCATATGATGGGAACAATTCATCCATCTTATCTTTAACGTCTTTAGGCAAGTTACTTTCTTGAGGTTTTATAAACCAGCCTTTAGAAAGAAATATATTAACATCTTCTTGTAGCACTCCCAAAAACGGAAACCATGTGTCTGAATAGCATGAATTCTGCCCAGATGATTTATAAAATGGCATACCATGAATAGAAATAATATTACGTTCAGCAAAGCTTGTTTGTTCAAAATTTAATATTTTGTTTGATAATATATTCATAAATCATCCCCATACACATTGATAAACTTATACAAAATTATTTTTTCGCAGAATGAATGAAAAATTGAATATATTGAAGCAAAAAATGATAATACTAATGAATTTGGCGATATATATCATACATTCGAAGCTTTAATTAACCATGCCTCAATGACCTACTACATGCTCATCTTAATGTTCACTTTTAGGTGTAAGTTGCATCGCACAATCGCAGCTTTAGGTTATCTGGTCTATAATGTACCTCACCAAACTTTATAAATCTTCGATTGGAAATAATAGGTGAATTTATTAAAGATAACTTCTTTGGATGCTCCCATTAAAAGCTCACTCCCAAATCAGGATATGGGCGATATTGCTTCCGTGGGGGGGAGTTTTAAAATTGTAGTCACTCAAATTCATGAAATGCTTGTAAAGGCATTACAAATACTTCCATTGATTATTCTGGCCTGTATTGTATTTATTATTTTTCTCGTCATTGCCAAACTTGTCAAAGAATTTATAAAACACATCACCATTAAAAGAAGTTTTGCCAATGTGGGCTTAGTATTGGCAAGACTCACTCAATGGGCAATTATTTTCATTGGCTTTTTTATCACATTAGTTATCATCTTTCCTTCTTTATCCTTTGCAAATTTACTTGGTGGTTTGGGAATCGTAAGCGTTATTGCAGGTCTAGCATTTAAGGATATTCTTCATAATTATTTGGCAGGTATTCTGATTTTGCTCAAAAAACCATTTACAATTGGGGATGAATTACATTTTTTAAGCACTCACAGCAAAGATTACTACGGCAAGGTTGAGCACATTGATACTCGCTATACATTTTTAAAATCATTTGACGGTCGTCGCATTCTCATTCCTAACGGAGAAATATATACAAATGTTGTTGTTATTAATACAACATATGGTTCAAGACGTTCTCAACAAGATGTGACAATCGGACCTTATGCAATTCTTCATCCAGCCTGTAAGACAATTTTAGAGGGCATTAAAAGTGTTGATGGCGTCATGGCCCAACCTGCACCTGAAGCATTACTTATGGATTTAGCACCTAATGCAATGGTAGTACGCCTTCGATGGTGGACCAAACCCGAAAGAAGAACGGTACTTCGTGTAAAAAGCGAAATTTTAGATTTAATTCAAGCTAAATTAATTGAATCTAGAGTTAATATTCCTT is a genomic window containing:
- a CDS encoding glycosyltransferase family 88 protein: MLSGIQSILEAMGQLFLGESGYLLDLSRIGFIWFSDNPNEFMPAAHKLRLIQNRQRNPKMSFYFGYSSRYLSEQANQELAKFAAQLNLYLVDFDNDLKHAAKSSIDEAIYAIADEELSHAMKTTGGNLAAASDCVRSLERFLDICSNYIDCDVDFDFSQMPKFLRVKEPIIFPGRGLDFNLPGGLKVPSMSNYFIGAAVVSEYQLYLHPDAKEKLKDVKEAIREHYLQPHVKTLLLESAGSLSPFARQAGQLIKKLFEQSGNDIFKYRTLVNNLPNVYNAIKPLLLKDSVVKYSGPDAWFLLYKDDILFCRESQSLLELPNNLQRIVAAFENASELNNGMQDCFPQYDEPEQQIMGQLKGDLSWLPSGKSKLEAQSQKIEEAAKTFQKAIRSRI
- a CDS encoding CorA family divalent cation transporter, translating into MITYLYIDQNGVLVKNPANATLAWIDVNSPTLEERTAIEKQMNIILPQHHELHQLEYSNRFYMENDSLFMFVNVLTKAAPLPETHAITLIVTPKGLVTLRYSHPNPIQLLLDQIDQRPIEAKNYLSILPMLLEIFVGKIADVFELVGETSDQMVMTLIRSVNNKMKKNHNEALNKLLREINSLENLLSKGYQSLSSINLLLGFYEQHDNEHKENYYIVNMEIIKKDLKSLLKHGDYLTQKLSFHLQSTLGLINIEQTQIVKMFTVLAMVFLPPTLLASIYGMNFKFMPELDWVYGYPLAVILMIGSAFIPYRYFKKKGWI
- a CDS encoding effector binding domain-containing protein, whose protein sequence is MRKEIIHKPDFKLVGLSVVTNNANEQDPTLAKIGPLVANYFSHQIAQHIKHRIHPGITYSVYTEYESDHHGNYTYFIGEAVSSLEDVPDDLKTISIPTSQYQRFTTEPGPMPLVVIQAWQSIWQMNQETLGGERRYLADFEVYDERAHDPHQAVVDIYIGIR
- a CDS encoding RasGEF domain-containing protein, translated to MLSGTYKKSKSDSKIQPEPQEQKINTAFKECGFHPYTAVIEPVEQISDWLLQLFKSSDSPTGMTINQNLLCEIACGIIEEATPSSVLEILGKIYYLLGPNEQLACLYLAKEFIHQDTHCEWIVTNQFSDAYYHLLDKIEVTSEMKMHLKATLIEYYKSKLPNKLIASEVDEVALLPDLKRQSLEQKKPLKFFVSEVSGLFCQAMLSLSPEAMLTNSIMKSNDDKPAWKNITVLSSQLSHLVCLDILSVKDMEERARRIEFYIAAVNLLLNNKEKTPHLTPAYSIYLGICQNPVTRLKATWTLINEKSRATFATFEELFQMSNGFSKVRQYIKLNPSSMPFINCIAADKDKISFNSLGERIFLYGKMNHDFIQLQERIGRQKLASSQVTIGEKLKQVTYDEAAAYRQSYCYEPPIIIVLNANLTKDDLLNKLQRCFASKAPLVAQKGLQMCTGLLAKTVIAEFSSTMLMTNHYELLGQDNTVSDLCGNILDQFGTESMDDMLQQLAALSLEARTAGRKMAKRGKTKSLELKTKIPSEKSEKKLKRRSETLKLKPIAEFEAKKESQEIVLSTSNTFLPSRPTSPRAPRKIQTLETQTMGKEKDKDKEKKRVSK
- a CDS encoding MFS transporter, producing MPRLLPWLMWVFPLAFFAFQFILRLFPGLVISEFFDKYHITATNYGLFASLYYLGYASMQIPIALLLDKLGPRIVITVSAILCALANWMLVASSSWDVALLSRLLIGVGSVVGFLGTSKIISQWFPQNRYAQLVGLTFSFGLMGAVYGGRPISFMIEQMGWQEVAKLLSITALALGVLTFIFVRGKSTPQEDNYPVVSSLKQLLTYKPLIVLAFANLLMVGALEGFADVWGVSYLMNARQIVKSEAAGITSYIFIGMLFGGPILGFFAEKFKAHHSVILLAALGMAGLMMVVLLGNAHLSSHAIKAVMFLTGILCCYQVVVFATGAQLVPSHLMGITIALLNCINMFGGSFFHGTIGMLMDYFDPNTLVDGVRVYSLEAYTLALYVIPLCSLLGAGLVWYSKKMQNNMALKPAQHH
- a CDS encoding mechanosensitive ion channel domain-containing protein, producing the protein MNLLKITSLDAPIKSSLPNQDMGDIASVGGSFKIVVTQIHEMLVKALQILPLIILACIVFIIFLVIAKLVKEFIKHITIKRSFANVGLVLARLTQWAIIFIGFFITLVIIFPSLSFANLLGGLGIVSVIAGLAFKDILHNYLAGILILLKKPFTIGDELHFLSTHSKDYYGKVEHIDTRYTFLKSFDGRRILIPNGEIYTNVVVINTTYGSRRSQQDVTIGPYAILHPACKTILEGIKSVDGVMAQPAPEALLMDLAPNAMVVRLRWWTKPERRTVLRVKSEILDLIQAKLIESRVNIPFPTQITILQDPSKANYQIDGVSTTKE